TCGCTTCACCGCCGCCGCCACGCAGTTCATCCAGCAGCACAAAGACACCCCCTTCTTCCTCTACGTCCCCCACGTCATGCCTCACGTCCCCATCTTTGCCTCCGACAGCGCGCGCGGCAAATCCAGCGCCGGACTCTATGGCGATGTTGTCGAGGAGCTCGACGGTTCAGTCGGCCAGATCCTCGCCACCATCCAACGCTGCGGCATTGATGAAAACACCCTCGTCATCCTCTTCTCAGACAACGGCCCCTTCCTCAGCTACGGCAACCACGCCGGCAGCGCCAAGCCCCTGCGCGAGGGAAAGCTCACCACCTTTGAAGGCGGCGTCCGGAGCCCCTTCATCGCCCGCTGGCCCGGCCACGTCCCCGCTGCCCGCGTTTGCGACGAGCCCGTGATGGAAATCGATCTCCTCCCCACCATCGCCTCACTCGTCGGAGCGCAGCTTCCTCAGCGCAAGATCGACGGCCTCAATATCCTCCCGCTCCTCGAAGGCAAAGCAGACGCCACATCACCTCACGAGTCCCTCGTCTTCTACGGCGGCGATGAGCTCCAGGCCATCCGCAGCGGCCAGTGGAAGCTCCACTTCCCCCACCCCTACATCACCGTGGACGGCGAGCCCGGCCGCGATGGCAAGCCCGCACGCTTCGGCCAGATGCAACCCAAATCCATCACCCAGAGCGGCATCGCAGGCATCGCCTCACGCCACGGCTACCGCGTCGAAAACATCGGCCTCTCCCTCTTCAATCTGAAGGACGATCCCGGCGAAACCCGCGACGTCGCCCACGATCACCCCGAGATCGTCGAGCGCCTCAAAAAGCTCGCCGAACCCACCCGCCAGCAGCTCGGAGACGCCCTGCAAAAAATCCAAGGCACCGAAAACCGCCCCCTCGGCCTCGCCCCATAGTGGAGGATAGCCGTCCCGGCTGTCCTTGAGAGACAGGCTTCCAGCCTGTCCTGCTAACGTGAGGGACTAGGATGGTACTCTCTCCCGAGCCCCCCTCACCGCCTCGCCCGCTCCCTCGCGATCACATCCCGGATATGCTCCATCCGGTTCGCCGGATTCGGATGCGAGCTCATAAAGTCCGACCTGTTCGCCCCGCCGCTCACCTGCGCCAGGATCTCCATCACTCCGATCAGCGCCTCCGGATTATATCCCGCCTGCATCATGAACCGCACGCCGAGCGCGTCAGACTCAGACTCGTCATCGCGGCTGAACTTCATCACCCGCCATTGCGCCACCATCTGGGCTATCTGCGCCCCCGAGTTGCCGTGCCCGTCGGACGCCATCACTCCCAGACCTTGAGCGATCCCGCTCCACAGCCGGGTGCTGGCCATTTGCTCATTGGAGTGCCGTCCCACCACGTGCCCCATCTCATGCCCCAGCACGCCCGCCAGCTGATCCTCCGACTTCAGTCGGCGAAACAAAGCCTCGGTGATGAAAATCTGCCCTCCCGGCAGCGCAAAGGCATTCACCGTCTGCGGGTCCGCCAGCAGGTGAAATTTAAATTGGTAGGGCGTCTCCCGCGCCGCAGTCGAGGAGATCAGCCGGCTCCCCACCCGCTCCACCAGCGCCCGCCCCGCTGCATCACGCGAGAGGCCACCGCTCTCACGGATCATCTGCGGTGTGGACTGCAGCCCCAGCGCTATCTCCTCCTGCGGAGTGGCCAGCGCCAGCGTTTGCTTCCTGCCGGTAAACTCGTTTTGGTAGCTCGTGGTGCTCAGCCAGTTGTAAATCAGTGAGCCGACAATGATCAGCAGCCCCAGAATGATGCGCGGATTCAGCCCGCCACCACCACGGCCTCGTTCATCTCCAAAGAAGTTAATCTGCTGCGGCTGAATGAGTCTCTGCAGTGTCTGATTCATGCCCTGCTTTATACCTCACGGAAAAATCTTGAGCCAGCGCCTATTTTGCGGCATTGCAGCTCATGTCGTTGTTTCAGGATCAAGATCACCCGGTGGATTGGGGCCGGAAAGGCTCTCAGGCGGTGGTGACTCTGGCCTGTCTCTTTGTTGTCCTCACCGGGCTCAAGATCGCGGCCAATGTGCTCGTGCCGATCGTCTATGCCTTCTTCCTCGCGGTTCTCAGCTACCCCATGGTGCGCTGGCTGCGTCGGCGCCGGGTGCCCGCAGGCCTGGCCTTGGGCGTGACCATGCTGGTAAACCTCAGCGCGCTCGCTGGCCTCGTCACCGTGGGTGTCCGTTTGCTCATCAGCTTCTGGCGCGATCTCCCCAATTACCTCCGCGGCCTTGAAAGATATTCCAACGATGCGGCCACTTGGTTTGAAGCCAAAGGCTTCGTCGGCGCCAAGGCCACCGTCAGCGGCATGTTCGACTGGAACAACCTCATCAGCTGGGCCACCCAGCAGGACGTCATGAGCAATCTCGGCTCCCTCGGCATCAGCACCTTCGGCACTCTCGCCACATTCCTCGCCAGCCTCATCATGGTCATCATCGTCATGATGTTCATCCTCATGGAGGCACACGGCACCCAGAGCCGCCTGCAGGCCGTCAGCCTTTCCGGCGGCCCCGATCTCAGCGGCCTCATGCGCAGCGCCGACGACATCCAGAAGTACCTCGGCGTCAAAACCCTCATCAGTGCCCTCACCGGTCTCATGGCAGGCTTCTGGTGCTGGTTCTTCGACCTCCACTATCCCCTCCTCTGGGCGCTGCTCGCCTTCCTGTTCAACTACATCCCCGCCGTCGGCAGCACCGCCGCATCTGTCCCCGCCATCGTCGAGGCCCTTGTCCAGCACGGCCCCGGCACGGCCATCTTCGTCGCCCTCGGCTACGGCGGCATCAATTTCTTCCTCGATAACTTCGTGCAGCCCACCATGCTCGGAAACCGCTTCGGCATCTCCCCGCTCGTCGTCATTCTCTCCGTCATCTTCTGGGGCTGGCTCTGGGGCCCCCTCGGCATGTTCCTCGCCGTCCCCCTCACCATGGTCCTCAAGGTCCTGCTCGACAACAACACCGAGTTTCACTGGATCTCCGTCGCCATGGCCAAGAAAAAAATCCGCCACGGCGAAGTCGAAGTCGCAGGCTACGACCTCCAGATGAACGAAGACGAAACCATCGGCGGCGGCGCCACCACCGAATTCCCCGGCCGCGAGAAGTAAGACTTCTGGAGCGACCTACGCGATGCCACATTGGGAATCGTTCAAGCAGCGCATTTAGAAGCTTCCTGCCTCCCGCTTCTCGAAGCGCGACCTGTGCGATGCCCAGCACAAGGTAGGGAGACTTGTCCCCAAGCCTCCGCCGAATGCTTCAATGCGTGCTTTCCAGAAATGGCACTCGCCAAACACCCAACTCGCGGTCTGAAGGGCCGCAGGATTCAGCCCAGGACGCAGCGCAGCAAGCCCTGGGTTTCCAGCCAGCATTCCGGAAAGCAAACCCAGCAGTCCCTTCACTCACCGCGTTCTCCAGCAGCGTCTCCCCGCCCCTCCATCCCCGCGCAGCCACTCCCCCCATCACACCTGTGCCAAATCGTCCTTCCTCCTGTGCCATCTGCGCACACTAAACCAAGCGCTTAGCACCGCCAAATCGCGCTCCTTCCCAGGCAAATCAGGCGTAGCAGCTCATGCCAGCCCTGTGGCATGCTTCCAGCAAAAGGATCAGAGAAACAACCCTTCTCCCACCAACCATGTCTCCCGAAAAATTCACCGTCAAACTCCAGGAAGCCTTCAATGCCTCTCAGTCCGTCGCCACCCGCCACGGCCATCAGGAGCTGAAGCCCTCCCATCTCCTCCTCGCCCTGCTCGAGCAGGAGGGCGGCATCGCCGTTCCCCTCTTTGAAAAAGCCGCCGTCAATCCCGCTGCCGCCCAAAACCTCAAAGCCAGCGTCGAGGCCCTCCTTGCACGCCAGCCCAAAGTCAGCGGCGGCACCAGCGGCCTGCATCTCTCCAATGAGATGCGCGAGCTCATGACGAAGGCCGAGGATGAGCAGAAAAAGCTCAAGGATGAATACCTCAGCGTCGAGCACATCATTCTCGCCCTCTTCAAAACCAAGACCGAACTCTCCGACCTCCTCAAGCAGGCCGGACTCACCTACGACACCGTTTCCAAGGCCCTCACCACCGTGCGCGGCAGCCAGCGCGTGGTCGATCAGGACCCCGAAGGCAAATACCAGACCCTCGAAAAATACGGCACCGACCTCACCGCCCGCGCCAAGCAGGGCAAGATCGACCCCGTCATCGGCCGCGATGAGGAAATCCGCCGCGTCATGCAGGTCCTCAGCCGCCGCACCAAAAACAACCCGGTCCTCATCGGCGAGCCCGGCGTTGGCAAGACCGCCATCGCCGAAGGCCTCGCTCGCCGCATCGTCGCTGGCGACGTCCCCGACTCACTCAAAGGCAAACGCCTCATCAGCATGGACCTCGGCGGCATGATGGCCGGGGCCAAGTTCCGTGGTGAATTCGAGGAGCGCCTCAAGGCCTTCCTCAAAGAGGTCACCTCCAGCGAAGGCGAGATCATCCTCTTCATCGACGAGCTCCACACCATCGTTGGCGCAGGCAAAGCCGAAGGTGCCATGGACGCCGGCAATCTCCTCAAGCCCCAGCTCGCCCGTGGCGAACTCCGCTGCATCGGTGCCACCACGCTCGATGAGTATCGTAAATACATCGAAAAAGACCCCGCTCTCGAACGCCGCTTCCAGCCCGTCAAAGTCGGCGAGCCCAGCGTCGAGGACACCATCGCCATCCTACGTGGTTTGAAGGAACGCTACGAGGTGCACCACGGCGTCCGCATTCAGGACGGCGCAATCATCGCCGCCGCCACGCTGAGCAATCGCTACATCACCGACCGCTTCCTGCCGGACAAGGCCATCGACCTCGTCGATGAAGCCGCCAGCCGCATCAAGATCGAGCTCGACTCCATGCCCACGGAGATCGACGTCATCGAGCGCCAGATCATGCAGGGCGAGATGGAGCGCCAGGCCCTGAAAAAAGAAAAGGACGCCGCCTCCAAAGCCCGCCTCGAAAAACTCGACAAGGAGATCGCTGATCTCAAGGAAAGCTCCGCTGCCCTCAAAGCCCAGTGGCTCAAGGAAAAGGAAACCGTCGATGCCGGCCGCAAGGTCAAGGAGGAGATCGACCGCCTCCGCACCGAGCTCGAACAAGCCCAGCGTCGTGGCGACTTCGGTCGTGCCGGTGAGATCCAGTATGGTCTCATCCCCGACCTCGAAAAGAAACTCAGCGCCGCCCCCGTGGAGGCCTCCCAGCCACGCTCCGCCCACTCGCTGCTGCGCGAGGAAGTCACCGAGGACGACATTGCCCGCGTCGTCGCCAACTGGACCGGCATCCCCGTCTCACGCCTTCAGGAGGGCGAGCGCTCCAAGCTCGTCAAAATGGAGGAGCGCCTCAGCCAGCGCGTCATCGGCCAGAAGGACGCCATCGCCGCCGTCAGCAATGCCGTGCGCCGCGCCCGCGCCGGCATCCAGGATGAGAACCGCCCCATCGGCAGCTTCCTCTTCCTCGGCCCCACCGGCGTCGGCAAAACCGAACTCTGCAAAGCCCTCGCCGAATTCCTCTTCGACGACGAAACCGCCATGACCCGCATCGACATGAGCGAGTACATGGAGAAGCACAGCGTCAGCCGCCTCATCGGCGCGCCTCCCGGCTACGTCGGTTATGAAGAAGGCGGCCAGCTCAGCGAGACCGTCCGCCGCCGCCCCTACAGTGTCGTGCTCTTCGATGAAGTCGAAAAAGCCCACCCCGATGTCTTCAATGTGCTGCTGCAGGTCCTCGACGACGGCCGCATCACCGACGGCCAGGGCCGCACGGTCGACTTCAAAAACACGGTCCTCATCATGACCAGCAACATCGGCAGCAACGCCATCCAGGACGTCAGCAATCCTGAGCAGCGCGATGCCCTCGTGCGCGACAGCCTCAAGCAGTTCTTCCGCCCCGAGTTCCTCAACCGCATTGATGAAATCGTCATCTTCGACCGCCTCGATGCCGCTCAGCTCGACAGCATCGTCAAGATCCAGCTCCAACGCGTCATCGACCGCCTCGCCAAGCAGAACATCCACCTCACCGTCACCGACGACACCACCCGCTACCTCGCCGACGCCGGCTTCGACCCCGTCTTCGGCGCCCGCCCCCTCAAACGCGCCATCCAAAAACACCTCCTCGATCCCCTCAGCCTCGCCGTCCTCGAAGGCAACTTCAAAGAAGGCGACCACATCACTGCGGAGATGAAGAGCGGAAAGGTGCAGTTTGTGAAGAGTTAAATCGCATTTTCATACTTTTATTCTGCCCCGGATCTACCAGCCATTTGCCAAGCATCAGTGTCCTGTATCGCGAAATCGACATCTGCCTTGAATGAAGTCCAACTTCTGGTTTGCAATGCAATGGAACGAAGAACATCCAAGCCAACACCCCAAAATCGAGCATCCCTGAGAAGTTCGAGAGCTAGTCCATCATCGCAATATCTGAGCCGATTTCGAAGAATACCTCGGATATAGTACAATTCTCGGATATCCGGCTCTGTTTTTGCCTGTCGACTAACCCGGCATATTCCTGAAATTTTACTGAAGGCTGCCGCCCAACTCTCCAGTGTCACCTTATTATCAGACTCAAATACCAAATATTGCTCTGCCGCGACATCCATCGCGCTGGTAATTTCTGGAATCGAGAAGGTGCGCACCCATTTTTTGATGTCGTTTTTTCCATTATCATTGAGTTGATAACCAGGCGCAAGATCCTCCCAATATGTGCACAGCTCACTAACTGTAGTGTTTGCAAGACTCTTCAGCCCACGCTGCCACTCCATCATCATTTCGAGCTGCTCTCGGCGCTCTTGGAGCTTGTCCATTTGGGACTTTGCTTTTTTCAAAGCCGAATCGTCGCTCAAGAGTTTGTCTGACTTTCCTAAATTACAACCTTCACAGCTGGTTATCAGATTGGT
This sequence is a window from Prosthecobacter vanneervenii. Protein-coding genes within it:
- a CDS encoding HNH endonuclease, translated to MNDIENRRKNIPKSIRFEVLKRDKFTCQYCGKAAPDVILHIDHINPVANDGDNDITNLITSCEGCNLGKSDKLLSDDSALKKAKSQMDKLQERREQLEMMMEWQRGLKSLANTTVSELCTYWEDLAPGYQLNDNGKNDIKKWVRTFSIPEITSAMDVAAEQYLVFESDNKVTLESWAAAFSKISGICRVSRQAKTEPDIRELYYIRGILRNRLRYCDDGLALELLRDARFWGVGLDVLRSIALQTRSWTSFKADVDFAIQDTDAWQMAGRSGAE
- a CDS encoding AI-2E family transporter; this encodes MSLFQDQDHPVDWGRKGSQAVVTLACLFVVLTGLKIAANVLVPIVYAFFLAVLSYPMVRWLRRRRVPAGLALGVTMLVNLSALAGLVTVGVRLLISFWRDLPNYLRGLERYSNDAATWFEAKGFVGAKATVSGMFDWNNLISWATQQDVMSNLGSLGISTFGTLATFLASLIMVIIVMMFILMEAHGTQSRLQAVSLSGGPDLSGLMRSADDIQKYLGVKTLISALTGLMAGFWCWFFDLHYPLLWALLAFLFNYIPAVGSTAASVPAIVEALVQHGPGTAIFVALGYGGINFFLDNFVQPTMLGNRFGISPLVVILSVIFWGWLWGPLGMFLAVPLTMVLKVLLDNNTEFHWISVAMAKKKIRHGEVEVAGYDLQMNEDETIGGGATTEFPGREK
- a CDS encoding sulfatase family protein produces the protein MRFLLALCLLALPLAAADQRPPNIVLILLDDLGYSDLGCFGAEKIKTPHIDRMAAEGTRFTSFYVAQAVCSASRAALMTGCYANRVGMQGALNHTSKEGIHPDEQLLPELLKTRGYATAAFGKWHLGTDLLFNPLRNGFDAFLGIPYSNDNSKYHPSLANVMPPLPFYDGLKVIETDPDQSQFTHRFTAAATQFIQQHKDTPFFLYVPHVMPHVPIFASDSARGKSSAGLYGDVVEELDGSVGQILATIQRCGIDENTLVILFSDNGPFLSYGNHAGSAKPLREGKLTTFEGGVRSPFIARWPGHVPAARVCDEPVMEIDLLPTIASLVGAQLPQRKIDGLNILPLLEGKADATSPHESLVFYGGDELQAIRSGQWKLHFPHPYITVDGEPGRDGKPARFGQMQPKSITQSGIAGIASRHGYRVENIGLSLFNLKDDPGETRDVAHDHPEIVERLKKLAEPTRQQLGDALQKIQGTENRPLGLAP
- the clpB gene encoding ATP-dependent chaperone ClpB; translation: MSPEKFTVKLQEAFNASQSVATRHGHQELKPSHLLLALLEQEGGIAVPLFEKAAVNPAAAQNLKASVEALLARQPKVSGGTSGLHLSNEMRELMTKAEDEQKKLKDEYLSVEHIILALFKTKTELSDLLKQAGLTYDTVSKALTTVRGSQRVVDQDPEGKYQTLEKYGTDLTARAKQGKIDPVIGRDEEIRRVMQVLSRRTKNNPVLIGEPGVGKTAIAEGLARRIVAGDVPDSLKGKRLISMDLGGMMAGAKFRGEFEERLKAFLKEVTSSEGEIILFIDELHTIVGAGKAEGAMDAGNLLKPQLARGELRCIGATTLDEYRKYIEKDPALERRFQPVKVGEPSVEDTIAILRGLKERYEVHHGVRIQDGAIIAAATLSNRYITDRFLPDKAIDLVDEAASRIKIELDSMPTEIDVIERQIMQGEMERQALKKEKDAASKARLEKLDKEIADLKESSAALKAQWLKEKETVDAGRKVKEEIDRLRTELEQAQRRGDFGRAGEIQYGLIPDLEKKLSAAPVEASQPRSAHSLLREEVTEDDIARVVANWTGIPVSRLQEGERSKLVKMEERLSQRVIGQKDAIAAVSNAVRRARAGIQDENRPIGSFLFLGPTGVGKTELCKALAEFLFDDETAMTRIDMSEYMEKHSVSRLIGAPPGYVGYEEGGQLSETVRRRPYSVVLFDEVEKAHPDVFNVLLQVLDDGRITDGQGRTVDFKNTVLIMTSNIGSNAIQDVSNPEQRDALVRDSLKQFFRPEFLNRIDEIVIFDRLDAAQLDSIVKIQLQRVIDRLAKQNIHLTVTDDTTRYLADAGFDPVFGARPLKRAIQKHLLDPLSLAVLEGNFKEGDHITAEMKSGKVQFVKS
- a CDS encoding M48 family metallopeptidase is translated as MNQTLQRLIQPQQINFFGDERGRGGGGLNPRIILGLLIIVGSLIYNWLSTTSYQNEFTGRKQTLALATPQEEIALGLQSTPQMIRESGGLSRDAAGRALVERVGSRLISSTAARETPYQFKFHLLADPQTVNAFALPGGQIFITEALFRRLKSEDQLAGVLGHEMGHVVGRHSNEQMASTRLWSGIAQGLGVMASDGHGNSGAQIAQMVAQWRVMKFSRDDESESDALGVRFMMQAGYNPEALIGVMEILAQVSGGANRSDFMSSHPNPANRMEHIRDVIARERARR